The Lathyrus oleraceus cultivar Zhongwan6 chromosome 5, CAAS_Psat_ZW6_1.0, whole genome shotgun sequence genome includes the window ATGTAACACACAAACAAATAATAAGCCAGCACATTCAGGTGGATTTCTGGAAAAAGAAAAGGTGATTTCCAAAACAGCAGCATGGCACATTCATGTTACTACCAACATCAAAATAGAATTCGACCACCACACAACCAACATGGTGTTGGTGCAGGCAACATTATTCAGCAGCAAAACACACATAAACATAGGAATTCTCTGGACAGAACATCAGGTTTAAACAGCAGCAACAAAATCATCACCTCATGATCTTAATCATCCACTAACACTCGAAACAAGCAAATTACacaacagcacataaacagcatGGCCTTCGAACTCATGATTCAAACATCAGCATTAACAAAAAAACAATTTCGAATGAAGTGCATCAACATCATGGCAATGGCTTTGGTGATATCATGTAGCAAAAATAACCAACACACACATGTATGAAGCTGGGATTTCTGGGGAAAAACAACAGGGTTTATCATAACAGCAACAGGGTTTTAGCATTTCCAAGTTCATACACAATTCGACCAGCATACAACAATCATCATGCAATCATCATGCAAACATTAAGGTGGTAGCATTGTTATTCATGACATgaacaacaaaacaacacaaacaggAAAAGTTATGGGCATGGTTTCCTAGACTGCAGCAAGTAATCATCATCCAAGTTCATCATTAAAATCAACAGCACATGAACACAGCAATCAACCAATAATCAGGGCCATGAAACGTCATCATCATGCAATATTAActaacaacaaaccaacaaaatcATGAGAAACAATTCTGGACATGGTAGGTTTCGAAATAGCATCATTCATCAAGCAATTAGTTACAATGAAATCCAACAACAGCACATAGACAGCATGGCATAGCAAGCAATAGGTCCATACAATGTCATGCAACAGAGCAACAACCAAAGGCATTCGAAATTCTGGTCAGGAAAGGTTTGAACAACAGCAGCAGGGTTTAGCAATAGCAGCATAGCAACTCATGTTCATCATGTAATCAAAacaagttcatcatcaacatacattctcaaccaaaattcaaGAGGCATGGCAGTCAGCAAGGCAATGACAAAGTTCATGTAATGTCCAAAGCAGCCCTAAACCAAACATGACTAACACAACTCACATGGATTTCTGGGCATATTCAAAGCAACAACAGGGCATGTTTATCATTATCATGTAATCATCATAAGCAACAACAAGCAAACAGCATGGTGTTCAACATGGTATCACCAACATCAACACAAAATCACTTAACATGGTAAGCAACAAGGTTCATGCAACTTTTAAGCAACCACACCAAATAGATCAAGTGGAATTTCTGGTGAGAGTAAGGTTTAACATCAGCAGTATTTATTCATCAATGTACAAACATGAAGATTTCGAAATGCCCAGAACACCCCATCAAGTACACCAATAGAATCATCAAATCATGTACATCAACATTTCAGTAATGGATTTCACGAAGTCAGCTTAAACAAACCAAATCGAACCAAAACTCATTTGAGCATAAACAAAGAAGTTCAATTTTCTCACAGCATACTCAACCATTTCAAACCATTTGAAGTTCATGAGAATCAGTACAACACAAACTAGCTAAAACATGGCATGGCATATAGAATGAAGAGATCGAATCacttacttgttttggaagaaaatCGAGCAACAGTGGTTGTTTGAAGGTTTCAAGTTCAAACAGCTATTCTTTTGGCCTTGCAAATGATGAAGAATGAAGTATGTTAGCTCAGCACCTCTTGAAAACTTCCAACACTTGACCTGCCATGGAAGTGGTCTTGAAGAAAATAAAGCTCAAGCTGCAATACAGATGGTAAATAGTGCTTGAAAAGGGTTCCAAATGGTGATTATAGCATGGTGGAAACAAGGATGCTCGAAGGTTTTGAAGGGTTTGGCAGAAAAGTTCAatcgagcaaaaatgcaaatgagagAATAATCTTTTTTCTGTGATGGCTGCTGCTAAAACTAGGGTTGCAAATGGCAGAAGAATCCCTTTATATGACCTGTTTAACATTACTTAATTAAATGGTAAGTTGGTTTATGCTAAATGATTCAATTTGCAACTTTTGCTAATTGTGCACAAGTGAAATGGAGGGTGTGTTTGACTGCACGATTTTGGGCTGGAAAGGCTGCAGAAGGACATTCCAATTGCTGCTTGTGGTCTGCACAGAAAATGCTGTACCTTGCTTTTACTTAATGACCAATTGTACAATTTGCCAACTTTGAATTTTTGTCCAAAATGGTAGTGTAATGGTGTTATGAACATGCTTTTAAGCTTGGAGCAAATCACAAATGACATATGAAACATctcccaattggccaattggtgaaaaaagtcttaattcaaaaagtcaaagtttggtcaaactttgattttaaatgcaaaaggtccaaaaatgccattttgattggtagggttttaggtcatgaaatttatatttttggaaagaggatgaaaaatgtggtttgtaggaaaaaaccccaccaaatttggccttatggtttgagagatatggctctgtgaagttcaaaaattggtgaaaatgaattgatcatatcttgacaaccacacatgggatttgagagttcttggactttttgaaaatgggagaacaagatcttcaactttcatgttgggcaaaaattcatttgaagcttggatcatgatgtaagttgaggatcaagaagtttccatttttggcagttgaaattacaggtccactttctatttctggaaaatttctgatttcacttgattttcttccatgatgaggtttggcatgatatatgaggcttatacaagcatgaatgaactccttcagatcaattctatccatcaaatccttgattaaatcaactgttgaccaagtttgacttttctagggttttggatgactggagcatttctgatgaattccaaaccctgattccttgagaccttgatttcaaatgatgtctcaagttgtatgaacctttgattattgatcatggtgcccaaattctgcaagaatggccaccatccattgctttgactgactgttgactgactttgacctaattgctgatgattgcttcaactgcaagcaacaaggttagactgacaatatttttgtactttttgaataataaacatatgaaagcaaagatatacaaatgcaaagcatgcttggtgatcaagaaactaaccacaaggcaatctacccactaggagggtacaaaggcatgcaatgatccttgaggttatgatatgaatgatatgggccatgagggatcttagggcccaaaattggggtcttacaggttgAAGAAGTCATTGTATGGTCTCAAGAAATCGCCTAGGGCATGATACCAACGTTTTGCTGACTATGTTGCCACCATTGGCTTTCGCCATAGCACATCAGACCACTTCCTCTTCATATATCGACAAGGTTTAGACATGGGCTACATTCTGCGGTATGTAGACGATATCATCCTCATCACCTCCACTTAGGTCCTCCGCAAATCAATTATGTCACTCTTAGCATCTGAGTTTACAATGAAGGATTTGGGCCCTCTGAGTTACTTTCTGGGTATTGCAGTATCTCATCATCCTGATGGCATATTTCTCAGTCAAAACACTTATGCTTCAGAGATTATTGAACGTGCTGACATGGCATTTTGTAAACCATCAGCCACTCCTGTTGACACCAAGCAGAAACTCAGCACCTCCTCCGACACTTCTTATGAGGATCCCTCATTGTATCGGAGTCTTGCAGGGCCCCTACAGTATCTCACCTTCACTCGACCTGATATATCATATGCTGTTCAACAAGTTTGTCTTCACATGCATGCCCCTCACACGAAACACATGTTTGCTCTTAAGAGCATTTTACGCTATGTTCAGGGCACCTTACATTTTGGACTACACTTATCCCCATCTCCCATTACAAAGCTTATCTCCTACACTGATGCTGATTGGGGTGGATGTCCTGATACTAGACGTTCTACATCTGGTTACTGTGTTTTTCTAGGTGACAACCTTATTTCCCGGTCTTCCAAAAGGTATCCAACTCTCTCCTGTTCCAGTGCTGAAGCCGAATATAGAGGGGTTGCCAATGTTGTCTCCGAATCGTGTTGGATTCGCAATCTTCTTCTGGAACTCCATTTTCCTATTCCTTAGGCCACTTTGGTGTATTGTGACAATGTTAGTGCCATCTATCTATTTGGTAATAATCCTGTGCAACATCAGCGTGCTAAGCATATTGAGATGGACATTCATTTTGTTCGGGAAAAGGTAGCTCGTGGTCAGGCTCGCGTCCTTCATGTTCTCTCAAGACATCAGATTGCAAACATCTTCATCAAAGGACTTCCTCGCATTCTCTTTGATGATTTTTGGACCAGTCTAAGCGTCTGTGAACCTCCCACTTTGACTGCGAGGGTGTGAtagaataaaatattttattataattagTCATAATTAGTTTCCTATAATTATGTTGTATCATAATTAGATAGTTGACCAAATGTTACACGTTAATGTATATATACTCTATTCAGATCAATGAGAAGGACACAATTTCCATTATCTTACAAATACATTTAACAATGACCAAAGTGAAACAACTATTCCTTTTTGAGGTGTTTTGTAGACTTGAGGTGTTTTGTAGAAAACTGATTTCCTATAGGGAATTTATTTCATTTGATCTCTTAGAAGGTATGTTGCTTGAGTTGGCTTTAGGAATCTAGTTTTGTGAAGCATCCAAATGTTGCTGAATATGAAATCATACAAAAATAAATAAGCATGTTACCAAAAATCATTAGTGGTAAATTCTTATACTTAAGGAAAAAAAAATCTCAATGCAATATATTTGTTTACCTTACAGTGAGATAAGATTTTGTCGGAGTTATTGAGTTGTCATCAAGAGAAGTGTATTTGTCTTCTTCAACTCCTTCAATATTCGAAGACTAGGTGGCTAAGATTGAAGGGTTCTTCACATAAATCATTCAAGAATAAGAACACTattaacaaaaaaaaacataatgTTTTCAACAAAGTTTATAGTAAAATTTTGATGGAGTAAATAGATTGATACCTCATTTGGAACCATGTAGTCTTTGATCATTCTGATAACTTCGGGGTCTTCAGTAAGCCTTACCACAAACGTTTGTTTATAGTGCGATTGATATTTTACACGGAAAGAAAATTATGTGTCTAACAATTTATCCTAGTTTGATGGGAAAATCTTAGGATGATCTTTACCACCCTTTAATCATAAAAGTAAGATCAAATTATACATAAAATTTCCAAGAAATAGCCTAATctatataatattaattaatgTACAAACTGATTAACCTGCCAACATTGTTGTCTCtgtatttttttatttgttttaatatAGTTAATTCATACAAAACAATTAACTCAGGAAGCAATATTAAGTTGTTAAGTTGAGAATTAGATGGTTGTGAAACTGATTGTGAAACACTCTAGGATGGCACTCTGTCTTGAATTATGAGAAGGAAAACATTTTTCAGTAATTATCCAAAACACATATGTTTGAATGGTGTTACAAAAGCCATGTTTATATATGGTTCAACTTACTGTGATTTGAATTGAGCAACTTAAAGATCAACAATACCAACAACGATCTTCCAAACTTGATAACTCTTCTTCAAATCAACAATGAATACATGCGGTCTTGACATATTGGATTTTTTTGACTGTATAAGAAAAATATGCACAACATGAATTATATAGTTTCGAAACTTCGTTTGAAAGGAAAacattaaaataaaaaatgtagAAAAACAATCATAAAAAGAGCATCGAGGGTTCCATTCTTTAGCATTCAAAATATTTTTATAGAGGAAAGTATCTATATAACAACATGAGAAAAACACCTCATCTCATTtgaaagaaacaaacacaggaaagCATACTGAAAATATTGGAAAAAACACAACCTATCCTTTTGTAGAAACAAACACATAATTTACCTTTCTTTGTGAAACATATAAGCCTAATTTTTTGTACTACGAATTTTGTAAAAAAAAGACATAAAAAACACATTTAAGGGTTAAAATATTAGAACAACATAAAAGTTAAAATATGAAAATGTAGAAACAAACATAAAAAGAGAATTGAGATTGTCATTTGTAACCATTGAAATTTTTTTAGCAGAGGAAAGAATCTAAATAATGACATTAGAAAAAACACAACCTCTATTTTGAAAAAAACAAACACGGAAGTATGTGAATAAAACACAACCTTTCGTTTTGCAAAAACTAACATAAAATGCATATAAGCTATTTTTCTTTTAGACTAATGTTTGGTATTATGAAGGTTGCATAAAGAAAAAAAAGTATTTAAGCTTACATTTATAAGTAGaaaaaacattttaaaaatattGAAACAAACAAAGGAATACTTAAGGTTTCATTGACTTTGAATTGAGGAAGAAGTCTTTCGTACTTGAAAAAAAACTTCAATAACACATAAATTTTAAGGGAGCTTTAAATTTGATTTGAAAAAAAACTGAGGAAGAACTATATCTGACACTATGAAATAAGTAAAAAGAATATAATTTTAAGATATGAAGATTTAAGATTAGAATGCAGAAATTAAGAAGTAGATGTAGCATTTTGAAAAACGCAATCCTTCGCGAGGACCTTGCTAGCTCGTGGAAAAgatgttcgaacagagtcgccatcgaactttatttattctaaagaaggaaagagaaaatatcgataaaacccttaaaagaaaaaagaaaatgaccgtcgcaaccaaatttgggttcgggagtcgattatgcaaggggaagatattaacacccctcacacccgttgtactcaacgggaacctcttagttAGATTTACGATAGAGTGTTAGCTATGTTAATTGTTATCTTCTACTTACTGAGTGAGAAAAAGTAAGAAAAACATATTTTTATTAAAGGAGTGTTTTTTAAACATTAATGTGTCTGATAAGATTTTATAATTCTTCTCCTACGTATCTTCAGATACTATGAAGAACTCAATGCATATGTAGTTATGCTAAAAGAGAACTACTTGATCGATTGCTTTTAAGGAGTCATAATTTAGTCATATCGATtgattaaacctttacttgttgcTCGTTCTTGGAGGTTGAAATCTTTGTTTGTTTCACGTTAATATGAATAAAACATACTCGTTTCTGAATATATTTTTGAAGTCACTCAAGGGAGAAAAACAAGTTTGATTTATTGAGtgttttgttggatgacgattactcgaatgggcgagtaaggctactcgtatccaagtactcgAGAAGAGGAATAGATGactctagaccatctcccttttcatccttaattgcaAAAGGATTTAGATAAGTTTAATATATTTTAGACTGACTAAAAATACTCGAATGGCCGAGTAtggctactcgtatccaagtattcGGGGAAGAGAATATAAGGCTCTAGAGCACCTACTTTTTCGTCCAAATTTATTACAAAAATGAGTTTGACTTAAGGTTtgattatgaaaagagtttggatgTGGCAGGGGTTAGAAGTTTTTAAATAGATGACAAttacttgaatgactgagtaaagCTACTCATATCCAAACAATTGAGGAGATGAATTGAAGGTTCTAGACCATCTCCATTTTAACCTATTTCGAAACAGTGTTTAAGTATGATTAGGTAATTTTGGATTTGATTAGGGAAAAGATACTCGATGTTGAATCGAGATTTTTATTATTTGTATTGAATTGAAAATTGAATGGAAAGATTtgaaagttttgaaaatgatggAGAAGTGGATATGGACATGGTTATGATTTGGAAAAATCGCTCGACTTTGGATCAAATGTTTGTTTTTTGTTCTTTTTTCTGAAAAGTGTTGATTTTAACCTTTTGAGTTAACAATTGACCGATACaataaagtaaatgaaagcggTAAATTTATCACACATTTACGTGAATGAGGGTACAATTTGTCGAATGGGAATACAATATAATAATTAAACGATACAAGCTTTGAAAGACAATTGtaaataaaagaatctcgttgtaagaagaCACAAGAGAAAGACAAGGGACCCGAAGtaaaaaaaaatcagaaattgaactacaaatttagagctatgttaagtaatcgtaaaGCGATTCATGTGAGAATCAccctatctgaggccgatcaacAAAACTCTATGCTCTTTAGCAAATTCTGAAGTCAAATTATATTTTTAACTCCGAAATTGCAAGACATCTGTGAAAAACGATTTTAAGTgacaaaaagaaacaaaaattaaactaaaagaatttagcactatgttaagaaatcgtaaaGTGACTCATGTAGAAATCGccctatttgaggtcggtcaataagaCTTTATGCGTTTAAATaatttttgaagttaaattgaatttttaacttaGAAATTGCAAGATATTTGTGAAAAACCGACGGGACAATTAGATCGAATTGTTTTCATAACAattttaaaataaacaattaattaaataaataatattgtcataccccaaaaattacccatcattttttctaaaaaaaaaaaaaaaaaaaaaaaaaaaaaaaaaaacgaaaaaaaaaaacgaaaaaaaaacgaaaaaaaaaaaaaaaaaaaaaaaaaaaaaaaaaaaaaaaaaaaaaaaaaaaaaaaaaaaaaaaaaaaaaaaaaaaaaaaaaaaaaaaaaaaaaaaaaaaaaagaaaaaaaaaaataattaattaattaataattattaattaattaaataataaataattaaaataaataaataaataaaatataacaaattattttggacttgggtctccctcattccaagcccattacccacgaaattagtctataaatactgaagtttcagtaggggagtgagacttggagttacactgggaaaaaaaagaggaggagaacagagaagaacgaatagaagttttggcataggaaccctgcctacccggagaattcagagtaaagaaaccctgaaggcagcccatctgcaccgaagccatcgccgtccaattcccgctgcctaacttattccgatactacaagtggtcaatcccttcaaccttgaattggcaaacaggtttgcgtatctctattgtttatactttcaattggccatatctacatatataatgcatcatgattaaatgttgatatataatttgctttcgtatgggaatttaaatatgcctgaataccctgaatgtttgatcatgttattcctgtgataaaatgccataaaattcaaagttcctaacgtggggctgttttcaaattcaaaatccgtggccgctcgatagcacctcgctaggcgagcctggggcgagtattcgcctggccttcgctaggcgaggcagaggcgaacgagacagtagctgacttttctattgttttttttttatgttttatcatagccatgcattattcatcctatcctatttattgttgtgatat containing:
- the LOC127079930 gene encoding uncharacterized mitochondrial protein AtMg00810-like; this encodes MKDLGPLSYFLGIAVSHHPDGIFLSQNTYASEIIERADMAFCKPSATPVDTKQKLSTSSDTSYEDPSLYRSLAGPLQYLTFTRPDISYAVQQVCLHMHAPHTKHMFALKSILRYVQGTLHFGLHLSPSPITKLISYTDADWGGCPDTRRSTSGYCVFLGDNLISRSSKRYPTLSCSSAEAEYRGVANVVSESCWIRNLLLELHFPIP